One genomic segment of Pseudonocardia sp. T1-2H includes these proteins:
- a CDS encoding Gfo/Idh/MocA family oxidoreductase: MGRIHADDLAGRCGTARLACVQDADPAVAREAGERYGVPWVSSFAELLAHDDVGAVAIATPTGTHAELTVQAARAGVDVFCEKPISLDRATTVATVEEVERSGIVFQVGFHRRFDPDWVAVAERIHAGELGTSPCSARRCGTWPLPRRRSWPAPAASSGTSRCTTWTWPAGWSARSSR; this comes from the coding sequence ATGGGCCGGATCCATGCCGACGACCTGGCCGGGCGGTGCGGCACCGCCCGCCTGGCCTGCGTCCAGGACGCCGATCCGGCGGTGGCCCGGGAGGCCGGGGAGAGGTACGGCGTGCCGTGGGTGAGCTCCTTCGCGGAGCTGCTCGCGCACGACGACGTCGGTGCCGTCGCGATCGCGACCCCCACGGGGACCCATGCCGAGCTCACGGTCCAGGCCGCGCGGGCCGGGGTCGACGTGTTCTGCGAGAAGCCGATCTCGCTGGACCGCGCGACGACCGTGGCCACCGTGGAGGAGGTGGAGCGCAGCGGGATCGTGTTCCAGGTCGGGTTCCACCGCCGCTTCGACCCGGACTGGGTCGCCGTCGCCGAGCGCATCCACGCGGGTGAGCTGGGGACGTCGCCCTGTTCCGCACGTCGTTGCGGGACATGGCCTCTCCCCCGGCGGCGTTCCTGGCCGGCTCCGGCGGCTTCTTCCGGGACGTCACGGTGCACGACCTGGACGTGGCCCGCTGGATGGTCGGCGAGGTCGTCGAGGTGA
- a CDS encoding branched-chain amino acid ABC transporter permease has protein sequence MTAPANSPARSDAAGTVEDAAGPGRFGRLRRWLPKSVFGRHALLALVGLVVLVLVLEATPPFANSQFATMSYYAIAAAGLTVLTGLNGQISLGHGALMAVGAYTTGLLLTPDGLPLVVVMVIAAVVTALVGVVVGAAASRLHGPYLAGATLAFAIAVPGLAIYFHDFLGGEQGMQITAPRPPAWFSDAVYFLSANETSGVKFLAYVGWVTALLVLLLLANLCSSRVGRVWRAVRDDEVAAELAGIRLGRVRVLAFTVSAACAGLAGAVLGVVVRLAAPSGFTIVLSIGLLTAVVVGGLGSLTGALLGSALLVFLPPAITDVGTSIGLDDVQAAQLAPLVYGAVLVLVMLLAPSGAVGIAKRLVPAFGRGRGLRGRSSRDHHSTRRS, from the coding sequence ATGACCGCCCCCGCGAACTCCCCCGCCCGCTCCGACGCCGCCGGGACCGTCGAGGACGCCGCCGGGCCGGGCCGCTTCGGGCGGTTGCGCCGGTGGCTGCCGAAGTCCGTGTTCGGCCGGCACGCACTGCTCGCCCTCGTCGGGCTCGTCGTGCTCGTGCTGGTGCTCGAGGCGACGCCGCCGTTCGCGAACTCCCAGTTCGCGACGATGTCCTACTACGCGATCGCGGCCGCCGGGCTGACCGTACTGACCGGGCTCAACGGGCAGATCTCGCTGGGCCACGGAGCCCTGATGGCCGTCGGCGCCTACACGACCGGGCTGCTGCTGACGCCCGACGGGCTCCCGCTCGTCGTCGTGATGGTGATCGCGGCCGTGGTCACCGCCCTGGTGGGCGTCGTCGTCGGGGCCGCCGCGTCCCGGCTGCACGGGCCCTACCTCGCCGGGGCCACGCTCGCGTTCGCCATCGCCGTGCCGGGCCTCGCGATCTACTTCCACGACTTCCTCGGTGGCGAGCAGGGCATGCAGATCACCGCGCCGCGGCCGCCGGCCTGGTTCTCCGACGCGGTGTACTTCCTGTCCGCCAACGAGACCTCCGGGGTCAAGTTCCTCGCCTACGTCGGCTGGGTGACCGCGCTGCTGGTCCTGCTGCTGCTCGCCAACCTGTGCTCGAGCCGGGTCGGGCGGGTCTGGCGGGCGGTGCGGGACGACGAGGTCGCCGCCGAGCTCGCCGGGATCAGGCTCGGCCGGGTCCGCGTGCTGGCGTTCACCGTGAGCGCCGCGTGCGCCGGCCTGGCCGGGGCGGTGCTGGGCGTCGTCGTGCGGCTCGCGGCGCCCAGCGGCTTCACCATCGTGCTGTCGATCGGGCTGCTCACCGCGGTCGTCGTCGGCGGGCTCGGCAGCCTGACCGGCGCGCTGCTCGGCAGCGCGCTGCTGGTGTTCCTGCCGCCCGCGATCACCGACGTCGGCACCTCGATCGGTCTGGACGACGTCCAGGCGGCCCAGCTGGCCCCGCTCGTCTACGGCGCGGTGCTCGTGCTGGTGATGCTCCTCGCGCCGTCCGGCGCGGTGGGCATCGCGAAGAGGCTGGTCCCCGCGTTCGGCAGGGGAAGGGGCCTTCGGGGCAGGTCCTCGAGGGATCACCACTCGACGAGGAGGTCGTGA
- a CDS encoding Gfo/Idh/MocA family oxidoreductase, with protein sequence MASPPAAFLAGSGGFFRDVTVHDLDVARWMVGEVVEVTAHGAAVSDPEAFAAIGDVDTAVVVLRFANGALGVIDNSRASGYGYECSTEIMGSRATARIDAPHRRNYEWRTPGAATTDLVKDFQERYPWAYAEELDAFARCVRDRTRPRVSGTDALAAFDLAEAADLSWRSGRSVAVRYAGTGYEIAGATV encoded by the coding sequence ATGGCCTCTCCCCCGGCGGCGTTCCTGGCCGGCTCCGGCGGCTTCTTCCGGGACGTCACGGTGCACGACCTGGACGTGGCCCGCTGGATGGTCGGCGAGGTCGTCGAGGTGACGGCGCACGGTGCCGCGGTCTCGGACCCGGAGGCGTTCGCCGCGATCGGCGACGTGGACACCGCGGTCGTCGTGCTGCGGTTCGCGAACGGGGCGCTCGGAGTGATCGACAACAGCCGGGCGTCGGGCTACGGATACGAGTGCTCGACCGAGATCATGGGCAGCCGGGCGACGGCCCGGATCGACGCGCCGCACCGGCGGAACTACGAGTGGCGCACGCCGGGCGCGGCGACGACGGACCTCGTCAAGGACTTCCAGGAGCGCTACCCCTGGGCCTACGCCGAGGAGCTCGACGCGTTCGCGCGGTGCGTGCGGGACCGGACCCGGCCGCGGGTGTCCGGGACGGACGCGCTCGCCGCGTTCGACCTGGCCGAGGCGGCGGACCTGTCCTGGCGCTCCGGCCGGTCCGTCGCCGTCCGGTACGCCGGGACCGGTTACGAGATCGCCGGGGCGACCGTGTGA
- a CDS encoding ABC transporter permease has translation MQSDELTRRDPAVPTVPPSTSAKGTEPVRVQRSLGARILARPEIGALAAAIAIFVFFFAIAPPFRTPEALSTVLYASSTIGIVAVGVALLMIGGEFDLSSGVAVTTSALASAMISYQFSLNVWVGVLISLLISLTIGFVNGYLLVRTKLPSFLITLSTFFVLQGLNLGVTKLVTGTVATTNVSELDGFTSAKAIFAGDIPLGFMNVKISVLWWLLFVLFATWLLLRTRTGNWIFASGGNQDSARAVGVPVAKVKIGLFMGVGLMAWFLGQHLLFNFSTVQAGLGVGNEFIYIIAAVVGGALLTGGYGSAIGSAIGAFIFGMTTQGIVYAGWDPNWFKTFLGAMLLLAVLVNLYVKNYASTRK, from the coding sequence GTGCAGAGCGATGAGCTCACCCGTCGCGACCCCGCCGTCCCCACCGTCCCCCCATCCACGTCCGCCAAGGGCACCGAGCCGGTTCGCGTGCAGCGCTCGCTCGGCGCCCGCATCCTCGCCCGCCCGGAGATCGGCGCGCTCGCCGCGGCGATCGCGATCTTCGTGTTCTTCTTCGCGATCGCCCCGCCCTTCCGCACCCCCGAGGCCCTCTCCACGGTCCTCTACGCCTCCTCGACGATCGGCATCGTCGCCGTCGGGGTGGCCCTGCTGATGATCGGCGGGGAGTTCGACCTCTCCTCCGGCGTCGCCGTCACCACCTCCGCGCTGGCCTCGGCGATGATCAGCTACCAGTTCTCGCTCAACGTGTGGGTGGGTGTGCTGATCAGCCTCCTCATCTCCCTCACCATCGGGTTCGTCAACGGCTACCTGCTCGTCCGGACCAAGCTGCCGTCGTTCCTGATCACCCTGTCCACGTTCTTCGTGCTGCAGGGTCTCAACCTCGGCGTCACCAAGCTGGTCACCGGAACCGTCGCCACCACCAACGTCAGCGAGCTCGACGGCTTCACCTCGGCGAAGGCGATCTTCGCCGGGGACATCCCGCTCGGCTTCATGAACGTCAAGATCTCCGTCCTGTGGTGGCTGCTGTTCGTGCTGTTCGCGACCTGGCTGCTGCTGCGTACCCGCACCGGCAACTGGATCTTCGCCTCCGGCGGCAACCAGGACTCCGCCCGCGCGGTCGGCGTCCCCGTGGCCAAGGTCAAGATCGGGCTGTTCATGGGCGTCGGGCTGATGGCCTGGTTCCTCGGCCAGCACCTGCTGTTCAACTTCTCCACCGTGCAGGCCGGCCTCGGCGTCGGCAACGAGTTCATCTACATCATCGCCGCGGTCGTCGGCGGCGCGCTGCTCACCGGCGGCTACGGCTCCGCCATCGGCTCCGCGATCGGCGCGTTCATCTTCGGCATGACCACCCAGGGCATCGTCTACGCCGGCTGGGACCCCAACTGGTTCAAGACCTTCCTCGGCGCGATGCTGCTGCTGGCGGTCCTGGTGAACCTCTACGTCAAGAACTACGCCTCGACGAGGAAGTGA
- a CDS encoding ABC transporter ATP-binding protein, which yields MTEPRPDPVPPPDAVRTAAPLFAVDGVVVRFGGLVALDDVSLAVAAGSVHGVIGPNGAGKTTLFNVCCGFVRPDAGTLSWHGEPVRDLRPHKLAGMRISRTLQGVGLFRGLTVTENVMIGADRHRRAGFGSALLALRRSGRDERALRDRALGALDELGAAHYADRLPGSLPYPVQKRVALARALVAEPEMLLLDEPASGLGEDEMAELGALIRTLTARTAVVLVEHHMDLVMSVCDRITVLDFGKVVADGPPDEVRDDPAVVDAYLGEEAVR from the coding sequence GTGACCGAGCCCAGGCCCGATCCCGTTCCCCCGCCGGACGCCGTCCGCACGGCCGCGCCCCTGTTCGCCGTCGACGGCGTGGTGGTCCGCTTCGGCGGGCTCGTCGCCCTCGACGACGTCTCGCTCGCCGTCGCGGCGGGGTCGGTGCACGGCGTGATCGGCCCGAACGGCGCCGGCAAGACGACGTTGTTCAACGTGTGCTGCGGCTTCGTGCGGCCGGACGCCGGCACCCTGTCCTGGCACGGCGAGCCGGTCCGGGACCTGCGCCCGCACAAGCTCGCCGGGATGAGAATCTCCCGGACCCTGCAGGGCGTCGGTCTCTTCCGCGGCCTGACGGTCACCGAGAACGTGATGATCGGGGCGGACCGGCACCGCCGGGCGGGCTTCGGCTCCGCCCTGCTCGCCCTGCGCCGCTCGGGTCGCGACGAGCGCGCCCTGCGGGACCGGGCCCTGGGGGCCCTGGACGAGCTGGGCGCCGCGCACTACGCCGATCGGCTGCCCGGAAGCCTTCCCTACCCCGTGCAGAAGCGGGTCGCGCTCGCCCGCGCGCTGGTGGCCGAACCGGAGATGCTGCTGCTCGACGAGCCCGCGAGCGGCCTGGGCGAGGACGAGATGGCCGAACTCGGCGCACTGATCCGCACGCTGACCGCGCGGACGGCGGTCGTGCTGGTCGAGCACCACATGGACCTGGTGATGAGCGTCTGCGACCGGATCACCGTGCTGGACTTCGGCAAGGTCGTCGCGGACGGGCCGCCGGACGAGGTGCGCGACGACCCCGCGGTCGTCGACGCCTACCTCGGCGAGGAGGCGGTCCGGTGA
- a CDS encoding ABC transporter ATP-binding protein, producing the protein MSTSADTGAEGLTATFPRAALAVRGLTAGYGPVRALDGVDVTAERGHITAVLGANGAGKTTLLRTISGLVRPTAGTVHVDGTDLTAAAAEKIARAGVAHVPEGRGVITELTVEENLRLGALLGRSRKRTERTVEDVYTMFPALAERRRRDAHTLSGGERQMLVIGRALVSGPDVLLLDEPSLGLAPRIVSQIFGMLRDLVRETELAILLVEQNARSALSIADVGIVLGLGRVVATAPAAELAADDALRHAYLGF; encoded by the coding sequence GTGAGCACCTCGGCGGACACCGGGGCCGAGGGCCTCACCGCGACCTTCCCGAGGGCGGCCCTCGCCGTGCGCGGGCTCACCGCCGGCTACGGGCCGGTCCGCGCCCTCGACGGCGTCGACGTCACCGCCGAGCGCGGGCACATCACCGCGGTGCTCGGCGCCAACGGCGCCGGCAAGACCACCCTGCTCCGGACGATCTCCGGGCTGGTCCGGCCCACCGCCGGAACCGTGCACGTCGACGGCACGGACCTGACCGCCGCAGCGGCGGAGAAGATCGCGCGGGCCGGGGTGGCCCACGTCCCCGAGGGCCGCGGTGTGATCACCGAGCTGACGGTGGAGGAGAACCTCCGGCTCGGCGCGCTGCTCGGGAGGTCCCGCAAGCGGACCGAGCGCACCGTCGAGGACGTCTACACGATGTTCCCGGCCCTGGCCGAGCGCCGCCGCCGCGACGCCCACACCCTCTCCGGCGGCGAGCGGCAGATGCTGGTCATCGGCCGGGCGCTGGTCTCCGGGCCGGACGTGCTGCTGCTCGACGAGCCGTCGCTGGGCCTCGCGCCGCGGATCGTCTCGCAGATCTTCGGGATGCTCCGGGACCTGGTGCGGGAGACCGAGCTGGCGATCCTGCTCGTCGAGCAGAACGCGCGCAGCGCCCTGTCCATCGCCGACGTCGGGATCGTCCTCGGGCTGGGCCGGGTCGTCGCCACCGCACCGGCCGCGGAGCTCGCCGCGGACGACGCCCTGCGGCACGCCTACCTCGGATTCTGA
- a CDS encoding ABC transporter substrate-binding protein — MGKIWPGRIRRGRIRRGQALGALVASAALVVAGCGAGGRPAEGTSGSSGGGTTTGLTADTVKVGAHFPLTGVAAPGYSEIPTGTKAYFDWVNAKGGVNGRKIEYVVRDDAYNPTQTSQVVNQLVLQDQVFAVMGGLGTPTHSAVLDFLNGEGVPDLLVSSGSRLWDQPAKYPQTFGFQPDYEIEAKILAQYVAQNFPQAKVGLFLQGDDVGVDAEAGARRYLEKQIVSVQRYTPGNTDIAPQISALQAAGADLVIGFNVPSYTALSQLQGLRLNYKPQWVYSNIGSDANLVGSLLARFSQGSVTDAGLLDGAITDSYFATVDTPDNPWTKQFDAIWKANGTGGELTNYRIFGMTQAYTFVQALQAAGPNPTREGLVAAVEKTGTSLQGPWVAPYRFSADRHAGLSGVRVTKIVGTGQQPLTGVMVTDNGEVAVTPYTAPEAAPPADGIPQQPAAG, encoded by the coding sequence ATGGGCAAGATCTGGCCCGGGAGAATCAGGCGCGGGAGAATCAGGCGCGGTCAGGCGCTGGGCGCGCTGGTCGCGAGCGCGGCGCTGGTGGTGGCCGGCTGCGGGGCCGGCGGGCGGCCCGCGGAGGGCACGAGCGGCAGCAGCGGCGGCGGTACCACCACCGGGCTGACCGCGGACACGGTGAAGGTCGGTGCGCACTTCCCGTTGACCGGCGTCGCCGCGCCGGGCTACAGCGAGATCCCGACCGGCACGAAGGCCTACTTCGACTGGGTCAACGCCAAGGGCGGCGTGAACGGCCGGAAGATCGAGTACGTCGTCCGGGACGACGCCTACAACCCCACCCAGACCAGCCAGGTCGTCAACCAGCTCGTCCTCCAGGACCAGGTGTTCGCGGTCATGGGCGGCCTCGGCACGCCCACGCACAGCGCCGTCCTGGACTTCCTCAACGGCGAGGGAGTGCCGGACCTGCTCGTCTCGTCCGGCTCGCGGCTGTGGGACCAGCCGGCGAAGTACCCGCAGACCTTCGGCTTCCAGCCGGACTACGAGATCGAGGCGAAGATCCTCGCCCAGTACGTGGCGCAGAACTTCCCGCAGGCCAAGGTGGGCCTGTTCCTGCAGGGCGACGACGTCGGCGTCGACGCGGAGGCGGGCGCCCGGCGCTACCTGGAGAAGCAGATCGTCTCGGTGCAGCGCTACACCCCGGGCAACACCGACATCGCCCCGCAGATCTCCGCGCTGCAGGCCGCGGGCGCGGACCTCGTGATCGGCTTCAACGTGCCGTCCTACACCGCACTGTCCCAGCTGCAGGGGCTGCGGCTGAACTACAAGCCGCAGTGGGTGTACAGCAACATCGGCTCGGACGCGAACCTCGTCGGCTCGCTGCTGGCGCGCTTCTCCCAGGGTTCCGTGACGGACGCCGGCCTCCTCGACGGCGCCATCACCGACAGCTACTTCGCCACCGTCGACACGCCGGACAACCCCTGGACCAAGCAGTTCGACGCGATCTGGAAGGCGAACGGGACCGGCGGGGAGCTCACCAACTACCGGATCTTCGGCATGACGCAGGCCTACACGTTCGTGCAGGCGCTGCAGGCCGCCGGGCCGAACCCGACGCGCGAGGGACTCGTCGCGGCCGTCGAGAAGACGGGCACGTCGCTGCAGGGTCCCTGGGTGGCGCCCTACCGCTTCTCCGCCGACCGGCACGCGGGCCTGTCCGGGGTCCGGGTCACGAAGATCGTCGGCACCGGGCAGCAGCCGCTCACCGGGGTCATGGTGACGGACAACGGGGAGGTCGCGGTGACGCCGTACACCGCTCCAGAGGCGGCCCCGCCCGCGGACGGGATCCCGCAGCAGCCCGCCGCCGGCTGA
- a CDS encoding PucR family transcriptional regulator, whose amino-acid sequence MVDDALRVLGAVLLDEIDLLADRLTLQILQHESCYGELGLIDELRDASLRNLHRGVQVLAGTVPDGVDPVDSTRETGRTRARQGVPLEAVLHGYRLGGRLIWEALLTASRQRFDGAYDAALLDAAGYIWRTNDGSSAVLVDAYRQEESRMRGHDLSRRRAVLDGLLGGRGRDPGFVRDAAVVLGLPDTGPLLCAVGCVETAGHDPLHDPQETLAAQGIDSVWALRQGEMVGLVAARGRSAGEIGALLEPSVVGRVGLSGLVEGLGMADAGYRMAQTAVRTLATAGLAVLDDRLPEALLADSPELLPRVLDSALGGLLGLPAADRKVLLDTLDALLTSGGSPTHAAQTLFCHRNTVIYRLRRIEAVTGRRIADPRDRLLLSLGVMAARARPPASGRA is encoded by the coding sequence GTGGTCGACGACGCGCTCCGCGTGCTCGGCGCCGTCCTCCTCGACGAGATCGACCTGCTCGCGGACCGGCTGACCCTGCAGATCCTGCAGCACGAGTCCTGCTACGGCGAGCTGGGCCTGATCGACGAGCTGCGCGACGCCTCGCTGCGCAACCTCCACCGCGGCGTGCAGGTGCTGGCCGGCACGGTCCCGGACGGCGTCGACCCGGTCGACAGCACGCGGGAGACCGGCCGGACCCGGGCCCGGCAGGGCGTCCCGCTCGAGGCGGTGCTGCACGGCTACCGGCTCGGCGGGCGACTGATCTGGGAGGCCCTGCTGACGGCCTCACGGCAGCGGTTCGACGGCGCCTACGACGCCGCCCTGCTGGACGCCGCCGGCTACATCTGGCGGACCAACGACGGCAGCTCGGCGGTGCTCGTCGACGCCTACCGGCAGGAGGAGTCGCGGATGCGTGGCCACGACCTCAGCCGCCGGCGGGCCGTCCTGGACGGGTTGCTGGGCGGCCGCGGGCGGGACCCGGGGTTCGTCCGGGACGCGGCGGTGGTGCTCGGGCTCCCGGACACGGGGCCGCTGCTGTGCGCCGTCGGCTGCGTCGAGACCGCGGGCCACGATCCGCTGCACGACCCGCAGGAGACCCTGGCGGCCCAGGGGATCGACTCGGTGTGGGCGCTGCGGCAGGGGGAGATGGTCGGCCTGGTCGCCGCGCGGGGGCGCTCGGCCGGGGAGATCGGCGCGCTGCTGGAGCCGAGCGTCGTCGGCCGGGTCGGGTTGTCCGGCCTCGTCGAGGGGCTGGGCATGGCGGATGCCGGCTACCGGATGGCGCAGACCGCCGTCCGCACGCTCGCCACGGCGGGCCTGGCCGTCCTCGACGACCGGCTGCCGGAGGCGTTGCTGGCGGACAGCCCGGAACTGCTGCCGCGGGTGCTGGACTCCGCGCTCGGCGGCCTGCTCGGGCTGCCCGCGGCGGACCGGAAGGTGCTCCTGGACACCCTGGACGCGCTGCTGACCAGCGGCGGCTCGCCGACGCACGCCGCGCAGACGCTGTTCTGCCACCGCAACACGGTGATCTACCGGCTGCGCCGGATCGAGGCGGTCACCGGACGCCGGATCGCCGATCCGCGGGACCGGCTGCTGCTGAGCCTCGGCGTGATGGCGGCCCGCGCCCGCCCTCCCGCGTCCGGCCGGGCCTGA
- a CDS encoding branched-chain amino acid ABC transporter permease, translated as MQQFVNTTLTGIGQGAIYAAFALALVLIWRSTRVVNFAQGAMAMFTTYLALVVIERGAPYWVALLVALAGGLVLGAGVERLVVRRVAGNEMAAVIVTLGLFVAFQAVASILFGATFKSFPAPVGLQGFTIGSATVAFTPFTVFILVSVGVVLAGLVALFRFTDVGLRMRATAFSPEVSRLLGVPVGRMLTLGWALAALVGSLAGLLIAGGSLVYPAYMDTVIVYGFVAAVLGGLDSPGGAVVGGLAIGLGLSYVTGYLGSELVPLAALAALVAVLLVRPQGLFARAAARRV; from the coding sequence ATGCAGCAGTTCGTCAACACCACGCTGACCGGCATCGGGCAGGGGGCGATCTACGCCGCCTTCGCGCTGGCCCTGGTGCTGATCTGGCGGTCGACCCGGGTGGTCAACTTCGCCCAGGGCGCGATGGCGATGTTCACCACCTACCTCGCGCTGGTCGTCATCGAGCGGGGCGCGCCGTACTGGGTCGCACTGCTCGTCGCGCTCGCGGGCGGCCTGGTCCTGGGCGCCGGCGTCGAGCGCCTGGTCGTCCGGCGCGTCGCGGGGAACGAGATGGCGGCGGTCATCGTCACCCTCGGCCTGTTCGTCGCGTTCCAGGCGGTGGCGTCGATCCTGTTCGGCGCCACGTTCAAGTCCTTCCCCGCCCCCGTCGGCCTCCAGGGCTTCACCATCGGCTCGGCGACCGTCGCGTTCACCCCGTTCACGGTGTTCATCCTGGTCTCGGTGGGCGTGGTGCTGGCCGGGCTGGTGGCGCTGTTCCGGTTCACGGACGTGGGCCTGCGGATGCGGGCGACGGCGTTCAGCCCGGAGGTCTCGCGGCTGCTCGGCGTGCCGGTCGGCCGGATGCTCACCCTCGGCTGGGCGCTGGCCGCGCTCGTCGGCTCGCTCGCCGGGCTGCTGATCGCGGGCGGGAGCCTCGTCTACCCCGCCTACATGGACACGGTGATCGTCTACGGGTTCGTCGCCGCGGTGCTGGGCGGGCTGGACTCCCCCGGCGGCGCCGTGGTCGGCGGGCTCGCGATCGGGCTCGGGCTCAGCTACGTGACCGGGTACCTCGGCAGCGAGCTGGTGCCGCTCGCCGCCCTCGCCGCGCTGGTCGCGGTGCTGCTGGTGCGGCCGCAGGGGCTCTTCGCCCGGGCCGCGGCGAGGCGGGTCTGA
- a CDS encoding GntR family transcriptional regulator: MPDVSLDRTSPVPLYYQVATRLQQQIEDGSMPVGSRLENEVELADRLGVSRPTMRRAISYLVERGMLIRKRGVGTQVVHPKVRRPVELTSLYDDLLKSGQKPRTEIREIEIRPATDVVAEALGIAFGTEVTWIERLRYAGDEPLAIMHNAVPLDVLPLRREDLERSGLYDLLRSAGHVPRMANQVVGAKNATSAEGKILGESRGAPLLTMTRTAWDAGGKAVEYGSHLYRASRYSFELNLTS; this comes from the coding sequence GTGCCGGATGTATCGCTCGATCGGACCAGTCCGGTCCCCCTCTACTACCAGGTGGCGACCCGCCTCCAGCAGCAGATCGAGGACGGCAGTATGCCCGTCGGAAGCCGCCTTGAGAACGAGGTCGAGCTCGCGGACCGGCTCGGCGTCTCCCGCCCGACCATGCGCCGCGCCATCTCCTACCTGGTCGAACGCGGCATGCTCATCCGCAAGCGCGGGGTCGGCACCCAGGTCGTGCACCCCAAGGTGCGCCGCCCGGTCGAGCTGACCAGCCTCTACGACGACCTGCTCAAGAGCGGGCAGAAACCCCGCACCGAGATCCGCGAGATCGAGATCCGGCCCGCCACGGACGTCGTCGCGGAGGCGCTGGGCATCGCGTTCGGCACGGAGGTCACCTGGATCGAGCGGCTGCGCTACGCGGGTGACGAACCGCTGGCGATCATGCACAACGCCGTCCCGCTGGACGTCCTCCCGCTGCGCCGCGAGGACCTCGAGCGCTCCGGGCTCTACGACCTGCTGCGCTCCGCCGGGCACGTCCCGCGGATGGCGAACCAGGTCGTCGGGGCGAAGAACGCGACGTCCGCCGAGGGAAAGATCCTGGGGGAGTCCCGGGGCGCTCCGCTGCTGACCATGACCCGCACCGCCTGGGACGCCGGCGGTAAGGCCGTGGAGTACGGCTCGCACCTCTACCGGGCCAGCCGCTACTCCTTCGAGCTGAACCTCACCAGCTGA
- a CDS encoding substrate-binding domain-containing protein, which produces MFRHGKRSIGLLAAVACAALVAAGCSSQGGAQSQAGGAAQGQRYTIAMVTHEQPGDSFWDKIRAGAQQAATDLNVDLKYSNNNAAGDQATLVQNAIDSKVAGIAVTLAYADQVGPAAQKAVAAGIPTVAFNSGINEYQKYKIPMYFGSDEDLAGQSAGTKMTQAGGGKALCVVQEQGSVALEARCAGVKKTFPDTENLQVNGADLPSVQQTIGAKLQQDPSITYVVTLGAPIALAALQSKTDAGSQAKIVTFDLNADVAKAIQNGSIQFSIDQQPYVQGYMAVQSLWLNLTNGNDIGGGKPVLTGPSFVDSTNIAKIAEYAAKNTR; this is translated from the coding sequence ATGTTCCGACACGGGAAGAGGTCGATCGGCCTCCTCGCCGCGGTGGCGTGCGCGGCGCTCGTCGCGGCCGGCTGCAGCAGCCAGGGCGGCGCACAGAGCCAGGCCGGCGGTGCCGCCCAGGGCCAGCGGTACACCATCGCGATGGTCACCCACGAGCAGCCGGGGGACTCGTTCTGGGACAAGATCCGCGCCGGCGCCCAGCAGGCCGCGACCGACCTGAACGTGGACCTGAAGTACTCGAACAACAACGCCGCCGGTGACCAGGCCACCCTGGTTCAGAACGCCATCGACTCGAAGGTGGCCGGCATCGCCGTCACCCTCGCCTATGCCGACCAGGTCGGTCCGGCCGCCCAGAAGGCGGTCGCGGCGGGCATCCCGACGGTCGCGTTCAACTCCGGGATCAACGAGTACCAGAAGTACAAGATCCCGATGTACTTCGGCTCCGACGAGGACCTCGCCGGGCAGTCCGCGGGTACCAAGATGACCCAGGCCGGCGGCGGCAAGGCGCTCTGCGTCGTTCAGGAGCAGGGTTCGGTCGCCCTGGAGGCGCGCTGCGCCGGCGTCAAGAAGACCTTCCCGGACACGGAGAACCTGCAGGTCAACGGCGCCGACCTGCCGTCGGTCCAGCAGACCATCGGCGCGAAGCTGCAGCAGGACCCGTCGATCACCTACGTGGTGACCCTCGGTGCGCCGATCGCCCTCGCCGCGCTGCAGTCCAAGACCGACGCCGGCAGCCAGGCCAAGATCGTCACCTTCGACCTCAACGCCGACGTCGCGAAGGCCATCCAGAACGGGTCGATCCAGTTCTCGATCGACCAGCAGCCCTACGTCCAGGGCTACATGGCCGTCCAGTCGCTGTGGCTGAACCTGACCAACGGCAACGACATCGGCGGCGGCAAGCCGGTCCTGACCGGTCCGTCCTTCGTCGACAGCACCAACATCGCCAAGATCGCGGAATACGCCGCGAAGAACACCCGCTGA